In a genomic window of Parambassis ranga chromosome 24, fParRan2.1, whole genome shotgun sequence:
- the extl3 gene encoding exostosin-like 3, with amino-acid sequence MQRNGGGGGVGGQPWVLRRVRLTWLSFTLFFILVFFPLIAHYYLTTIDEAGGPDKRIFGPRPGGELCEAKHVQDLCRIRESVSEELLQLEAKRQELNGEIARLNLRIEACKRSIDSAKQDLLQLKNVISQTEHSYKELMAQNQPKLSLPVRLLPDKEDPGLPPPKSARSCRLRSCFDYARCPLTSGFPVYVYDTGSYPWGEYLDPLVKQAFAAAVKSNIYVTENPSIACLYMVLVGEIQESSSTTLSPSELEKQLKALPYWRSDGHNHVLVHLSRKSMTQNFLYNVSAGRAAVAQSTFLEHQYREGFDLVVSPLVHALSEPNFLEVPPQVPVKRKYLFTFQGERVESLRSSLQEAPPQSFEEEMEGDPPADYDDRIIGTLKAVQDSHLDQVLVEFTCKNPRPSLPTEWALCGEREDRLEVLKASTFALVIAAGDGQVVASGGFGMRLFEALEVGAIPVVLGDHSKLPYHQFIRWSEAAIIVPKPRVTELHFLLRSLSDNDMLAMRRQGRFLWETYFSTSENVLNTILASIRTSIQVPAAPIKEEPAQEIPHKAGKLAGTDANLADNGDLDLGPVETEPPYASPRFLRNFTYTAADTYRAWNRAPGPFHLFPHTPLDPVLPSEAKFLGSGTGFRPIGGGTGGSGKEFQAALGGNVPREQFTVVMLTYEREEVLMNSLERLNGLPYLNKVVVVWNSPKPPSDDLLWPDIGLPIVVVRTEKNSLNNRFLPWDAVETEAILSIDDDAHLRHDEIMFGFRVWREARDRIVGFPGRYHAWDVNHQSWLYNSNYSCELSMVLTGAAFFHKYYAYLYSYVMPQAIRDMVDEYINCEDIAMNFLVSHITRKPPIKVTSRWTFRCPGCPQALSHDDSHFHERHKCINFFVKVYGYMPLLYTQFRVDSVLFKTRLPHDKTKCFKFI; translated from the exons ATGCAGCGTaacggcggtggtggtggtgtcggAGGCCAGCCGTGGGTGTTACGGCGTGTGCGCCTCACGTGGCTCAGTTTCACGCTTTTCTTCATCCTGGTCTTCTTCCCACTTATCGCCCACTACTACCTCACTACCATTGATGAAGCAGGAGGCCCTGACAAGCGCATCTTTGGGCCACGGCCTGGTGGTGAACTGTGCGAGGCCAAACATGTGCAGGACTTGTGCCGCATCCGAGAGTCAGTCAGcgaagagctgctgcagctggaggccAAGAGGCAGGAGCTCAACGGGGAGATTGCCCGACTCAACCTGCGCATTGAGGCTTGCAAGCGCAGCATTGACAGCGCCAAGCAGGATCTGTTGCAGTTAAAGAATGTTATCAGTCAGACCGAGCATTCCTATAAAGAACTGATGGCCCAAAACCAGCCCAAACTATCGCTGCctgtgaggctgctgccagACAAAGAGGACCCAGGACTTCCGCCTCCCAAGTCTGCACGGTCCTGCCGCCTGCGCTCCTGCTTTGACTATGCGCGCTGTCCTCTTACATCTGGATTTCCTGTGTATGTCTATGACACAGGCTCCTATCCATGGGGGGAGTATCTTGACCCCCTGGTAAAGCAGGCGTTTGCAGCAGCAGTTAAAAGCAACATTTATGTAACAGAGAACCCCAGCATTGCCTGTCTGTATATGGTGCTGGTTGGGGAAATACAGGAGTCCTCCTCCACAACACTATCTCCTTCAGAGCTGGAAAAGCAACTAAAGGCTCTTCCTTACTGGAGGTCTGATGGGCACAACCATGTACTGGTGCATCTCTCTAGAAAGTCTATGACACAGAACTTCCTGTATAATGTGAGTGCAGGacgggcagcagtggctcagtccACCTTCCTGGAGCATCAGTACCGTGAGGGCTTTGACTTGGTTGTGTCCCCACTGGTTCATGCACTTTCAGAACCAAACTTTTTAGAAGTTCCCCCTCAAGTTCCTGTTAAGAGGAAATACCTTTTCACTTTCCAGGGTGAGAGGGTGGAGTCCCTAAGGAGCAGCTTACAGGAGGCACCACCTCAGTCGTTTGAGGAGGAAATGGAGGGAGACCCACCGGCTGATTATGATGATCGTATAATTGGCACCTTAAAGGCAGTACAGGACAGTCACTTGGATCAGGTACTAGTGGAGTTTACCTGCAAGAACCCAAGGCCAAGTTTGCCAACAGAGTGGGCTCTTtgtggagaaagagaggacagGCTGGAGGTACTTAAGGCTTCTACTTTTGCCCTGGTGATCGCCGCTGGGGATGGACAGGTGGTGGCCTCAGGTGGCTTTGGAATGAGGCTATTTGAGGCCTTAGAAGTAGGAGCCATCCCAGTGGTGTTGGGAGACCACTCCAAGCTACCTTACCACCAGTTTATCCGCTGGAGTGAAGCTGCTATCATAGTCCCCAAGCCCCGTGTCACAGAGCTACACTTTCTGTTGCGAAGCCTATCCGACAACGACATGTTGGCTATGAGGCGGCAAGGACGATTTCTGTGGGAGACCTACTTCTCGACCTCAGAGAATGTTCTAAACACCATCCTGGCCAGCATCAGAACCAGCATCCAAGTCCCTGCTGCACCCATCAAAGAAGAGCCCGCCCAAGAGATTCCTCACAAAGCTGGAAAGCTGGCAGGAACTGATGCCAACTTGGCTGACAATGGCGATCTGGATCTGGGTCCTGTCGAGACAGAACCCCCATATGCCTCTCCACGCTTTCTCCGCAACTTTACATACACCGCTGCAGACACCTACAGAGCATGGAACAGGGCTCCAGGGCCTTTCCATCTGTTTCCTCATACTCCTCTGGATCCTGTGCTGCCCTCTGAAGCCAAATTCCTTGGCTCTGGTACTGGTTTCAGGCCCATAGGTGGAGGAACGGGAGGCTCAGGAAAGGAGTTCCAGGCTGCCCTGGGTGGAAATGTGCCCAGAGAACAGTTCACTGTGGTCATGCTGACTTATGAGCGGGAGGAGGTCCTAATGAACTCTCTGGAAAGATTAAATGGGCTGCCGTATCTCAacaaggtggtggtggtgtggaaTTCTCCCAAACCTCCCTCGGATGACCTGCTGTGGCCCGACATCGGCCTGCCCATTGTG GTTGTACGAACAGAAAAGAACAGCCTCAACAACCGCTTCCTTCCCTGGGATGCCGTGGAAACCGAGGCCATCCTGTCCATTGATGACGATGCTCATCTCCGGCACGACGAGATCATGTTTGGGTTCAG AGTGTGGCGTGAGGCCAGAGATCGCATCGTGGGTTTTCCCGGGAGGTATCACGCGTGGGACGTCAACCATCAGTCCTGGCTCTACAACTCCAACTACTCTTGTGAGCTCTCCATGGTCCTGACAGGAGCTGCCTTCTTCCATAAG TACTACGCGTACCTGTACTCCTATGTGATGCCCCAGGCCATCAGGGACATGGTGGACGAGTATATAAACTGCGAGGACATCGCCATGAACTTCCTGGTTTCTCACATCACCCGCAAACCCCCCATCAAG GTAACGTCTCGCTGGACTTTCCGCTGTCCCGGCTGCCCTCAGGCCCTTTCACACGACGACTCGCATTTCCACGAGCGCCACAAGTGCATCAACTTCTTCGTCAAGGTGTACGGTTACATGCCTCTGCTGTACACACAGTTCCGCGTGGACTCGGTACTGTTTAAGACTCGTTTACCCCACGATAAGACCAAATGCTTCAAGTTCATTTAG
- the LOC114428815 gene encoding synaptotagmin-14-like, which translates to MAFFKSFQTNLPSVNISSILDSVTSRVDDLANAVSDVTYAVSDQLTEQVTTIINKVQEDEDGENSGGQESAQASVQQEGKAGSKSIWQMPRDTDTSNTGTKNNQASDTTEAEHASSQLEWEWRDGCWRVKKTEAQIAEEEKKKKEEQEQQERREQRRRERREKQLEKESKKKQEESPEEGEEEGEEITEDSGQDRRDSRKQSAPQQSSEETPLSPGHETERRSSKQKEQKDDGEEEEEVEDDPEREADNEEEAELSRSSSKTKKKKSDKKKGEGAKEGSKKPEKASDVEKKKEKGNKSKKKKKGSQEGALSDSEEDKGPQAMPQQNSASAWSSKQPTEQGGSSSEASSERANCIQRIQKDSSLVELQPPPYQDEGSRARVSSRGSRSERGVRRVSSPQHCDSEATEASEDQDTESYLNKGCEEDIPSDSTAVVGPEDSSGPQLPTAYEPEPLAQYGTLDVAFEYDSGQQWLAVTVTAATDIPALKQTGNISWQVHLVLLPTKKQRAKTGVQKGPCPVFTETFKFSKVEQDALGDYAVRFRLYSIRRMKKEKVLGEKVFYLTKLNLQGKIALPVTLEPGSELTGCGSLVSVSRSAGALSYRSTEDTSVPEILLGLIYNSATGQLAAEVIQGSHFKTAASDKAVNTYVKLSMLDSKGKEMSKRKTAVCRGHPNPTYKETFVFQVALFQLSEVSLVLSVFCRRSSMRPRERLGWVSLGLNSTSEEQQAHWTEMKEAEGQQVCHWHTLTDT; encoded by the exons ATGGCCTTCTTCAAAAGCTTCCAGACCAACCTCCCATCTGTCAACATTTCCTCTATCTTGGACTCAGTCACCAGTCGTGTGGATGACTTGGCCAACGCTGTCAGCGATGTCACCTACGCAGTCAGCGACCAGCTGACTGAACAGGTGACTACCATCATCAACAAGGTGCAAGAGGACGAAGATGGCGAAAACAGCGGTGGGCAGGAGTCTGCTCAGGCTTCCGTCCAACAAGAAGGCAAGGCCGGCAGTAAAAGCATATGGCAGATGCCAAGGGACACAGACACGAGTAACACTGGCACCAAAAACAACCAAGCCAGCGATACAACAGAGGCAGAGCACGCTTCAAGCCAGCTGGAATGGGAATGGAGGGACGGATGCTGGCGGGTTAAAAAGACAGAAGCACAGatagcagaggaggagaagaagaagaaagaagagcaggagcagcaagagaggagagaacagaggaggagagaaagaagagagaaacagcTGGAGAAGGAATCCAAGAAAAAGCAGGAAGAATCcccagaggaaggagaagaggaaggagaggagataaCAGAAGATAGTGGACAAGACAGAAGGGACAGCAGAAAACAATCAGCCCCGCAGCAAAGCAGCGAGGAAACTCCTCTGTCACCTGGCCATGAAACAGAGCGCAGGTCATCGAAACAGAAAGAGCAaaaggatgatggagaggaagaagaagaggtggaggacgACCCAGAGAGAGAGGCCGACAATGAGGAAGAGGCAGAGCTTTCCAGATCATCctccaaaacaaaaaagaaaaagtcagacaAGAAAAAAGGCGAAGGTGCAAAAGAGGGCTCGAAGAAACCAGAAAAAGCGTCAGATGtggagaaaaagaaggagaaaggCAACAAaagcaagaagaaaaagaaaggaagcCAAG AGGGAGCTTTGTCAGACagtgaggaggacaaaggcccCCAGGCCATGCCCCAGCAGAACTCAGCGTCTGCGTGGAGCAGCAAACAGCCCACAGAGCAGGGAGGGTCCAGCAGCGAGGCCTCCAGTGAGCGGG CCAACTGCATCCAGAGGATACAGAAGGATTCCTCCCTCGTTGAGCTCCAGCCCCCTCCGTATCAGGATGAGGGCTCAAGGGCCCGCGTGTCCTCTCGCGGGTCCCGCTCAGAGCGAGGCGTCAGGAGGGTGTCGTCCCCGCAGCATTGCGACAGCGAGGCCACCGAAGCCAGCGAGGACCAGGACACTGAGAGCTACCTCAACAAAGGCTGCGAGGAGGACATACCCAGCGACAGCACTGCAGTTGTGGGTCCTGAG GACAGTTCTGGTCCTCAGCTCCCCACGGCCTACGAACCCGAGCCTCTCGCACAATACGGCACATTGGATGTCGCTTTCGAGTACGACTCCGGCCAGCAGTGGTTGGCTGTCACGGTAACCGCAGCAACCGACATCCCCGCTCTCAAACAGACGGGCAACATCTCATGGCAGGTCCACCTGGTCCTGCTGCCGACCAAGAAGCAACGGGCCAAGACAGGCGTGCAGAAGGGGCCGTGCCCCGTCTTCACCGAGACGTTCAAGTTTTCCAAAGTGGAACAGGACGCCCTTGGGGACTATGCTGTTCGCTTCCGCCTATACAGCATCAGGAGGATGAAAAAAGAGAAGGTCCTGGGAGAGAAGGTGTTCTACCTGACTAAGCTCAACCTGCAGGGCAAGATTGCTCTCCCTGTCACCCTGGAGCCCGGCTCTGAGCTCACA GGTTGCGGCTCTCTGGTGAGTGTGTCTCGCAGCGCGGGTGCCCTCTCCTACCGCTCAACCGAGGACACATCAGTGCCAGAGATCCTCCTGGGTCTCATCTACAACTCTGCCACAGGACAGCTAGCAGCTGAGGTCATCCAGGGGAGCCACTTCAAAACCGCAGCATCCGACAAAGCTGTCA ACACCTACGTGAAGCTGTCCATGCTGGACTCCAAGGGGAAGGAGATGTCCAAGCGCAAGACAGCCGTGTGCCGCGGCCATCCCAACCCCACCTACAAGGAGACGTTCGTGTTCCAGGTGGCGCTCTTCCAGCTTTCCGAGGTGTCCCTGGTGCTGTCGGTGTTCTGTCGGCGGAGCAGCATGAGGCCCAGGGAGAGGCTGGGCTGGGTCTCCCTGGGCCTCAACAGCACCAGCGAGGAGCAGCAGGCCCACTGGACAGAGATGAAAGAGGCTGAGGGACAGCAGGTCTGCCACtggcacacactcactgacacataG